From a single Rhodococcus qingshengii JCM 15477 genomic region:
- a CDS encoding MFS transporter, with translation MTTPENSISALEVAESPDVCVTDNASVKRAVKATMLGNAMEWFDFGVYAYLATTIGKVFFPDASGSAQLLSTFAIFAAAFIVRPLGGLFFGPLGDRIGRKKVLATTIILMAGSTFAIGLIPSYESIGIAAPILLVLLRLLQGFSTGGEYGGASTFVAEYAPDKRRGFFASFLEFGTLAGYVAAAGIVTIIQTVVSAEDLLQWGWRIPFLIAGPLGLIGLYLRLRLEETPAFQMMEQAEERSLADESTGKKLRETLVDNWRPLVLCIVLVATYNIAHYGLLSYMPTYLTNTLGYDESHGLVLMIIVMIVMMMGISYVGKFSDRVGRKPLLLSGFIGFFVLSLPAYLLIGVGNYVTVFLGLAILGGLLLLFVGVFPSVLPALFPTGIRYGGLAIGYNLAVSIFGGTTPLVLTALESATGSNLVAPMYMMIAAVIGGIAVLMIPETARKPLDGSPPSVATDEEARRIIRKVRRKRMKADNLEV, from the coding sequence ATGACTACACCAGAGAACTCGATCAGCGCTCTCGAAGTGGCCGAATCACCCGATGTCTGCGTCACCGACAATGCGTCCGTCAAGCGCGCTGTCAAGGCAACGATGCTCGGAAATGCCATGGAGTGGTTCGATTTCGGCGTTTACGCATATCTAGCTACCACTATAGGAAAAGTGTTCTTCCCGGACGCGAGCGGCAGCGCTCAACTCCTCTCTACCTTTGCAATTTTTGCGGCAGCCTTCATCGTCCGCCCACTCGGCGGATTGTTCTTCGGTCCACTCGGTGACCGCATCGGACGCAAGAAAGTCCTGGCCACCACCATCATTCTGATGGCGGGCAGCACCTTCGCCATCGGCCTCATCCCGAGCTACGAATCCATCGGTATCGCCGCCCCGATCCTGCTGGTACTCCTACGCCTACTGCAGGGCTTTTCCACCGGCGGCGAATACGGCGGAGCCAGTACGTTCGTCGCCGAATACGCACCGGACAAGCGCCGCGGTTTCTTCGCCAGCTTCCTCGAATTCGGTACTCTGGCAGGATATGTGGCGGCAGCGGGCATCGTGACGATCATCCAGACCGTCGTCAGTGCCGAGGACCTACTCCAGTGGGGCTGGCGCATCCCCTTCCTCATTGCCGGACCTCTGGGTCTCATCGGCCTGTACCTCCGTCTGCGTTTGGAGGAAACTCCCGCATTCCAGATGATGGAGCAGGCCGAAGAGCGCTCCCTCGCAGATGAATCCACAGGCAAGAAACTACGCGAAACTCTCGTCGACAACTGGCGTCCGCTTGTTCTGTGCATCGTCCTGGTGGCCACGTACAACATCGCTCACTACGGACTGCTCAGCTACATGCCGACGTATCTGACCAACACGTTGGGTTACGACGAATCCCACGGACTCGTTCTGATGATCATCGTCATGATCGTGATGATGATGGGAATCAGCTACGTCGGAAAGTTCTCGGACCGCGTCGGGCGTAAACCCTTGCTGCTCAGCGGTTTCATCGGATTCTTCGTCCTGTCCCTGCCTGCCTACCTTCTGATCGGCGTCGGCAACTACGTGACGGTCTTCCTGGGACTCGCAATTCTCGGTGGCTTGCTCCTGCTGTTCGTCGGAGTGTTCCCGTCCGTGCTTCCCGCACTCTTTCCGACCGGAATCAGGTACGGCGGCTTGGCAATCGGATACAACCTCGCGGTCTCCATCTTCGGCGGGACCACTCCCCTGGTGCTCACCGCCCTCGAAAGTGCAACGGGCAGCAACTTGGTCGCACCGATGTACATGATGATCGCCGCCGTGATCGGCGGTATCGCAGTCCTGATGATCCCCGAGACCGCACGCAAGCCACTCGACGGCTCTCCGCCCTCCGTCGCCACCGACGAGGAAGCACGTCGGATCATCCGCAAGGTTCGTCGAAAGAGAATGAAGGCCGATAACCTCGAGGTATGA
- a CDS encoding ribokinase encodes MSTPRIVVVGSINMDLTTSVSRFPAPGETLLGTAFATAAGGKGSNQAIAAAKAGGDVSFVGAVGDDGFGTQLRETLQDAGVDTALLRSVDGPSGVAAITVSEDAENNIIVVPGANSSVTSLSEADLDAIAHADVLLCQLEIPLDTVTAAARHARANGTTVILNPSPVQDLPGALIESVDILIVNQTESEQLAAVTGRVRYLVTTLGAGGADLRSGEETIHADSPAVTPVDTTGAGDAFTGAFAVEWVQGQDRALQFAATAGSLATTVRGASVSSPTRAAIEKVLNRQLDSDTV; translated from the coding sequence ATGAGCACGCCTCGAATCGTCGTCGTCGGCAGTATCAACATGGATCTGACCACGTCAGTATCCAGATTCCCCGCTCCGGGAGAAACGCTGCTCGGCACTGCCTTTGCCACCGCGGCGGGAGGCAAAGGCAGCAACCAGGCCATCGCCGCCGCGAAGGCCGGTGGGGACGTGTCGTTCGTCGGCGCGGTCGGCGACGACGGTTTCGGCACCCAATTGCGCGAGACCCTGCAAGACGCCGGGGTCGACACCGCGTTGCTTCGTAGTGTCGACGGCCCGAGCGGCGTTGCCGCCATCACCGTGAGCGAGGACGCGGAGAACAACATCATCGTCGTCCCGGGCGCCAATTCCTCGGTCACCTCGTTGTCAGAAGCAGACCTCGACGCGATCGCACACGCCGACGTTCTCCTGTGCCAACTCGAAATACCCCTCGACACGGTCACCGCAGCGGCCCGGCACGCGCGTGCCAACGGAACAACTGTCATCCTCAATCCTTCGCCGGTACAAGACCTTCCGGGCGCCCTGATCGAGTCTGTCGACATCCTGATCGTCAACCAGACCGAGTCGGAGCAGTTGGCCGCGGTCACCGGTCGCGTCCGATACCTCGTCACGACGCTCGGGGCCGGCGGCGCGGATCTCCGGTCGGGCGAGGAGACAATCCACGCCGACTCCCCGGCCGTGACACCCGTGGATACAACTGGCGCAGGCGATGCTTTCACCGGCGCCTTCGCCGTGGAGTGGGTGCAGGGCCAGGACCGCGCCCTGCAGTTCGCTGCCACGGCGGGAAGTCTGGCGACGACGGTCCGCGGCGCGTCGGTGTCGTCACCCACTCGCGCTGCGATCGAAAAAGTCCTGAACCGACAGCTTGACTCTGACACCGTGTGA
- a CDS encoding MerR family transcriptional regulator, protein MLSIGDFARAGRVSVRMLRHYDAIGLLRPARVDASTGYRSYTAGQLALLNRIVALKELGLTLAQVQQVVESAVTVDEIRGMLTLRRAELETRIQEDTARLAHVQARLRIIESEGQMSAYEVVIKSVPALRVAELTGSAKTMDPSSIGPVVRGLYERLCTGLDRAGIAAIGPAVAYYEDAGDDENVVVHAALPVDANPDGDYEFAVVDLRAEEHVASLLHKGSMDNCLPAYQALAQWIDAAGYRNAGPSREVTLACPEDVDGWVTELQEPVAKA, encoded by the coding sequence ATGTTGAGCATCGGAGACTTCGCGAGAGCAGGTCGTGTGTCGGTGCGCATGCTCCGCCACTACGACGCCATCGGTCTGCTCAGACCCGCGAGGGTCGACGCATCCACCGGGTATCGCTCGTACACCGCGGGCCAGTTGGCGCTGCTCAACCGCATCGTCGCTCTCAAGGAGTTGGGCCTGACTCTGGCCCAGGTCCAGCAAGTGGTGGAGTCAGCGGTCACCGTCGACGAGATCCGCGGGATGCTCACGCTTCGCCGAGCAGAACTCGAAACCCGAATCCAGGAAGACACCGCGCGACTGGCGCATGTACAGGCGCGCCTACGGATCATCGAAAGTGAGGGACAGATGTCCGCATACGAGGTTGTGATCAAGTCAGTTCCGGCGCTGCGGGTCGCGGAGTTGACCGGTAGCGCCAAGACGATGGATCCGTCGTCGATCGGCCCGGTGGTTCGCGGGTTGTACGAGCGCCTTTGTACCGGTTTGGATCGTGCCGGTATCGCCGCGATCGGACCCGCTGTCGCTTACTACGAGGATGCCGGTGACGACGAGAACGTCGTCGTCCATGCGGCGCTACCGGTAGACGCGAATCCCGATGGCGACTACGAGTTCGCTGTGGTGGACCTGCGGGCCGAAGAGCACGTGGCCTCGCTGCTGCACAAGGGTTCGATGGACAACTGCCTGCCCGCTTATCAGGCGTTGGCCCAATGGATCGACGCAGCGGGATACCGCAATGCCGGCCCCAGCCGTGAGGTGACGCTGGCGTGCCCGGAGGATGTCGACGGCTGGGTCACCGAACTGCAGGAACCTGTTGCCAAGGCCTGA